From Maylandia zebra isolate NMK-2024a linkage group LG11, Mzebra_GT3a, whole genome shotgun sequence, one genomic window encodes:
- the si:dkeyp-69b9.3 gene encoding myocardin isoform X2: protein MTLLASERSLLIRNKFRSVLQLRIQNRRLSEINADSGLKSTCPPQKAEKDQSEALRLTDDGATQKLPPGGLNAETAQERTACGAHRQKKARQAQDLTERIQRPPGPVEQQLERTPPPENGPASFPLTADVFEDDISSSSSPTEQHSTHQSPAFSSLPRLSGDQLLSDCSALVPTLNHGPCHAQSGLAVLPGTEGIRQPMSVKLSDSNSMATTGRPTGMYLTSQTTPLLPKTARPPNNPCTSTLPHSLNFTHLPRPRKPRDTKPKMRKLKYHQYIPPDQRGGAGTGGVGAKQKSPNPTQSLDPAYSDLLKQQQVFLQLQILQNQQQQQQQQQPQEQITVVPSGESGDLKSSGAIPQNPQPVPATTNHTPTDTNPPSKPELLPANLVDLTVSELRQQLRKRGLPVSGTKPALLQRLRPFQLPSACLTPAPLCQLGTSPEPLTPCPSLPSSQSPGSSSSSGLDSPSSSPNQQLYIQDRAIPNGILSSAPNRVPNGILNTVPNGFTNAASVSLAGEPCSLTNTVFLAPASTASGTPSPSLPMSSSSPLQCGTPWGTEKEQQRQQQQQQELSVELEMRERMRSRPRDRSTCSGNESCGGSLHPFLQQDLGCSRGKQETDAHAEVFCCQPCDAIGNDFELPVQITASPIQTLPSVRSLEEELQEAIQKAQMDPRQSIDDILDEPIASVDSVNVSDHKSPAHSARSPSPLQNDQSQASQQHHKDDNSLLSPLCSSLLLELPPSPAVINPSQVVPLPPPPPICTSPLPSTRRSRKRRAPTPFDAADWLETLSSGLRPLTPPAAPFVEPDLSLDSDLNVNRVLDLMIEQW, encoded by the exons ATGACACTGCTGGCCTCCGAGAGGTCGCTTCTCATCCGGAACAAGTTCCGCTCAG TCCTGCAGCTGAGGATTCAGAACCGAAGGCTGAGTGAAATCAATGCAGACTCAG GGCTGAAATCCACGTGCCCGCCTCAAAAAGCTGAGAAAGACCAGAGTGAAGCTCTG CGTCTAACTGATGACGGTGCCACTCAGAAGTTGCCTCCTGGTGGTCTGAATGCTGAAACTGCACAAG AGCGGACTGCGTGTGGGGCCCACAGGCAGAAGAAAGCTCGCCAGGCGCAGGACCTCACTGAGAGGATCCAGCGCCCGCCTGGacctgtggagcagcagctcgAACGCACGCCGCCTCCGGAGAACG GTCCTGCCTCCTTCCCTCTGACTGCTGATGTCTTCGAAGATGAcatctcctcctcatcctcacccACGGAGCAGCACAGCACTCACCAATCACCAGCTTTTTCTTCATTGCCGAGGCTCTCAGGTGACCAATTACTGAGCGACTGCTCGGCTCTGGTCCCGACCCTTAACCACGGTCCCTGTCATGCTCAG TCTGGTTTGGCAGTGCTCCCGGGAACCGAGGGCATCAGACAACCTATGAGCGTAAAGCTGAGTGACTCAAACTCCATGGCAACGACTGGGAGGCCGACTGGGATGTATCTGACCTCTCAGACCACACCCCTGCTGCCAAAG ACAGCTCGGCCTCCCAACAACCCCTGCACCTCAACTCTGCCTCACTCCCTTAACTTCACCCATCTCCCCCGTCCACGGAAACCGCGGGACACCAAGCCCAAAATGAGGAAACTCAAATATCATCAGTACATTCCTCCAGACCAGAGAGGAGGGGCTGGGACCGGAG GGGTGGGAGCCAAACAGAAGAGCCCTAACCCTACCCAGTCTTTAGACCCAGCCTATTCTGATCTTCTGAAACAGCAGCAGGTCTTCCTTCAGCTTCAAATCCTCCagaaccagcagcagcagcagcagcagcaacaaccacAAGAACAGATCACTGTTGTACCCAG TGGGGAATCTGGTGATCTGAAGTCTTCGGGAGCCATACCACAGAATCCCCAACCTGTTCCTGCTACAACCAATCACACCCCTACGGACACAAACCCTCCATCAAAGCCTGAGCTTCTCCCTGCTAATCTGGTTGATTTAACA GTGTCAGAGTTACGGCAGCAGCTGCGTAAGCGCGGCCTTCCTGTCTCCGGCACAAAGCCTGCCCTATTGCAGCGACTTCGTCCTTTCCAGCTTCCCAGTGCTTGCCTCACCCCGGCTCCCCTCTGTCAGCTGGGTACCAGCCCGGAGCCACTCACCCCCTGCCCCTCATTGCCATCCAGCCAGAGCCCTGGCTCCAGCTCCAGCTCTGGGCTAGACTCGCCCAGCAGCAGCCCGAACCAGCAGCTTTACATCCAGGATAGGGCAATTCCTAATGGGATTCTCAGCAGCGCTCCAAATAGAGTTCCAAATGGAATTCTAAACACTGTCCCAAACGGTTTCACAAATGCTGCATCAGTCAGTTTGGCGGGGGAACCGTGCAGTCTCACCAACACGGTCTTCTTAGCTCCTGCCAGCACTGCCTCGGGAACTCCAAGTCCCAGTCTTCCCATGTCATCCTCCTCACCCCTACAGTGTGGGACTCCCTGGGGAACTGAGAaggagcagcagcggcagcagcaacagcagcaggagctgAGTGTGGAGCTGGAGATGAGGGAGAgaatgaggagcaggccaagaGACCGCTCCACATGTTCCGGCAATGAG TCTTGTGGAGGATCCCTCCATCCGTTCCTGCAACAGGACCTGGGATGCTCTAGAGGGAAGCAAGAAACAGATGCACACGCAGAG GTGTTTTGCTGCCAGCCCTGTGATGCAATTGGCAATGACTTTGAACTGCCAGTGCAGATTACAGCAAGTCCTATTCAGACCTTACCCTCTGTTCGCAGCTTGGAGGAAGAGCTACAGGAGGCTATCCAGAAAGCACAG ATGGACCCTCGGCAGTCCATTGATGACATTCTAGATGAGCCTATTGCTTCTGTCG ACTCCGTCAATGTGTCTGACCATAAATCTCCTGCCCACTCAGCCCgttctccttctcctcttcaAAATGATCAGTCCCAGGCTTCCCAGCAGCACCACAAGGACGACAACTCCCTGCTTTCACCTCTTTGCTCCTCTCTCTTGTTGGAGCTTCCTCCATCCCCTGCTGTAATAAACCCGAGCCAGGTAGTCCCACTTCCTCCTCCACCGCCCATCTGTACCTCCCCATTGCCATCCACCAGGAGGTCCCGGAAACGACGGGCTCCAACACCGTTCGACGCTGCTGACTGGCTTGAAACGCTGTCGTCCGGCCTCCGCCCTCTGACCCCCCCAGCAGCCCCCTTTGTCGAGCCAGACTTGAGCCTGGATTCAGATCTAAATGTCAATCGAGTGCTGGACCTGATGATAGAGCAGTGGTGA
- the si:dkeyp-69b9.3 gene encoding myocardin isoform X1, protein MTLLASERSLLIRNKFRSVLQLRIQNRRLSEINADSGLKSTCPPQKAEKDQSEALRLTDDGATQKLPPGGLNAETAQERTACGAHRQKKARQAQDLTERIQRPPGPVEQQLERTPPPENGPASFPLTADVFEDDISSSSSPTEQHSTHQSPAFSSLPRLSGDQLLSDCSALVPTLNHGPCHAQSGLAVLPGTEGIRQPMSVKLSDSNSMATTGRPTGMYLTSQTTPLLPKTARPPNNPCTSTLPHSLNFTHLPRPRKPRDTKPKMRKLKYHQYIPPDQRGGAGTGGVGAKQKSPNPTQSLDPAYSDLLKQQQVFLQLQILQNQQQQQQQQQPQEQITVVPSGESGDLKSSGAIPQNPQPVPATTNHTPTDTNPPSKPELLPANLVDLTVSELRQQLRKRGLPVSGTKPALLQRLRPFQLPSACLTPAPLCQLGTSPEPLTPCPSLPSSQSPGSSSSSGLDSPSSSPNQQLYIQDRAIPNGILSSAPNRVPNGILNTVPNGFTNAASVSLAGEPCSLTNTVFLAPASTASGTPSPSLPMSSSSPLQCGTPWGTEKEQQRQQQQQQELSVELEMRERMRSRPRDRSTCSGNESCGGSLHPFLQQDLGCSRGKQETDAHAEVLFTRVFCCQPCDAIGNDFELPVQITASPIQTLPSVRSLEEELQEAIQKAQMDPRQSIDDILDEPIASVDSVNVSDHKSPAHSARSPSPLQNDQSQASQQHHKDDNSLLSPLCSSLLLELPPSPAVINPSQVVPLPPPPPICTSPLPSTRRSRKRRAPTPFDAADWLETLSSGLRPLTPPAAPFVEPDLSLDSDLNVNRVLDLMIEQW, encoded by the exons ATGACACTGCTGGCCTCCGAGAGGTCGCTTCTCATCCGGAACAAGTTCCGCTCAG TCCTGCAGCTGAGGATTCAGAACCGAAGGCTGAGTGAAATCAATGCAGACTCAG GGCTGAAATCCACGTGCCCGCCTCAAAAAGCTGAGAAAGACCAGAGTGAAGCTCTG CGTCTAACTGATGACGGTGCCACTCAGAAGTTGCCTCCTGGTGGTCTGAATGCTGAAACTGCACAAG AGCGGACTGCGTGTGGGGCCCACAGGCAGAAGAAAGCTCGCCAGGCGCAGGACCTCACTGAGAGGATCCAGCGCCCGCCTGGacctgtggagcagcagctcgAACGCACGCCGCCTCCGGAGAACG GTCCTGCCTCCTTCCCTCTGACTGCTGATGTCTTCGAAGATGAcatctcctcctcatcctcacccACGGAGCAGCACAGCACTCACCAATCACCAGCTTTTTCTTCATTGCCGAGGCTCTCAGGTGACCAATTACTGAGCGACTGCTCGGCTCTGGTCCCGACCCTTAACCACGGTCCCTGTCATGCTCAG TCTGGTTTGGCAGTGCTCCCGGGAACCGAGGGCATCAGACAACCTATGAGCGTAAAGCTGAGTGACTCAAACTCCATGGCAACGACTGGGAGGCCGACTGGGATGTATCTGACCTCTCAGACCACACCCCTGCTGCCAAAG ACAGCTCGGCCTCCCAACAACCCCTGCACCTCAACTCTGCCTCACTCCCTTAACTTCACCCATCTCCCCCGTCCACGGAAACCGCGGGACACCAAGCCCAAAATGAGGAAACTCAAATATCATCAGTACATTCCTCCAGACCAGAGAGGAGGGGCTGGGACCGGAG GGGTGGGAGCCAAACAGAAGAGCCCTAACCCTACCCAGTCTTTAGACCCAGCCTATTCTGATCTTCTGAAACAGCAGCAGGTCTTCCTTCAGCTTCAAATCCTCCagaaccagcagcagcagcagcagcagcaacaaccacAAGAACAGATCACTGTTGTACCCAG TGGGGAATCTGGTGATCTGAAGTCTTCGGGAGCCATACCACAGAATCCCCAACCTGTTCCTGCTACAACCAATCACACCCCTACGGACACAAACCCTCCATCAAAGCCTGAGCTTCTCCCTGCTAATCTGGTTGATTTAACA GTGTCAGAGTTACGGCAGCAGCTGCGTAAGCGCGGCCTTCCTGTCTCCGGCACAAAGCCTGCCCTATTGCAGCGACTTCGTCCTTTCCAGCTTCCCAGTGCTTGCCTCACCCCGGCTCCCCTCTGTCAGCTGGGTACCAGCCCGGAGCCACTCACCCCCTGCCCCTCATTGCCATCCAGCCAGAGCCCTGGCTCCAGCTCCAGCTCTGGGCTAGACTCGCCCAGCAGCAGCCCGAACCAGCAGCTTTACATCCAGGATAGGGCAATTCCTAATGGGATTCTCAGCAGCGCTCCAAATAGAGTTCCAAATGGAATTCTAAACACTGTCCCAAACGGTTTCACAAATGCTGCATCAGTCAGTTTGGCGGGGGAACCGTGCAGTCTCACCAACACGGTCTTCTTAGCTCCTGCCAGCACTGCCTCGGGAACTCCAAGTCCCAGTCTTCCCATGTCATCCTCCTCACCCCTACAGTGTGGGACTCCCTGGGGAACTGAGAaggagcagcagcggcagcagcaacagcagcaggagctgAGTGTGGAGCTGGAGATGAGGGAGAgaatgaggagcaggccaagaGACCGCTCCACATGTTCCGGCAATGAG TCTTGTGGAGGATCCCTCCATCCGTTCCTGCAACAGGACCTGGGATGCTCTAGAGGGAAGCAAGAAACAGATGCACACGCAGAGGTGTTGTTTACACGG GTGTTTTGCTGCCAGCCCTGTGATGCAATTGGCAATGACTTTGAACTGCCAGTGCAGATTACAGCAAGTCCTATTCAGACCTTACCCTCTGTTCGCAGCTTGGAGGAAGAGCTACAGGAGGCTATCCAGAAAGCACAG ATGGACCCTCGGCAGTCCATTGATGACATTCTAGATGAGCCTATTGCTTCTGTCG ACTCCGTCAATGTGTCTGACCATAAATCTCCTGCCCACTCAGCCCgttctccttctcctcttcaAAATGATCAGTCCCAGGCTTCCCAGCAGCACCACAAGGACGACAACTCCCTGCTTTCACCTCTTTGCTCCTCTCTCTTGTTGGAGCTTCCTCCATCCCCTGCTGTAATAAACCCGAGCCAGGTAGTCCCACTTCCTCCTCCACCGCCCATCTGTACCTCCCCATTGCCATCCACCAGGAGGTCCCGGAAACGACGGGCTCCAACACCGTTCGACGCTGCTGACTGGCTTGAAACGCTGTCGTCCGGCCTCCGCCCTCTGACCCCCCCAGCAGCCCCCTTTGTCGAGCCAGACTTGAGCCTGGATTCAGATCTAAATGTCAATCGAGTGCTGGACCTGATGATAGAGCAGTGGTGA